A window of the Carboxydocella sporoproducens DSM 16521 genome harbors these coding sequences:
- a CDS encoding F0F1 ATP synthase subunit epsilon codes for MAENTIKLEVVTPDRKVVSEEVEMVVAPAAEGYLGILANHAPLITSLQIGVLKYTAGGQEQKLAISGGFLEVKDNRAVVLAEAAERPKEIDVQRALAAKERAERRLAERSADIDMVRAEVALKRALNRLKVAGKIE; via the coding sequence ATGGCCGAGAATACCATTAAACTGGAAGTGGTTACTCCTGACCGCAAGGTGGTTTCCGAGGAAGTGGAGATGGTGGTAGCGCCGGCGGCCGAGGGTTACCTGGGCATTCTGGCCAACCACGCTCCCCTGATCACCAGCTTGCAGATCGGTGTCCTCAAGTACACTGCTGGTGGTCAGGAGCAGAAACTGGCCATCAGTGGCGGCTTCCTGGAGGTAAAAGATAACCGGGCGGTGGTGCTGGCTGAAGCAGCAGAACGTCCGAAAGAAATCGATGTGCAGCGGGCGCTGGCAGCTAAAGAGCGGGCCGAACGCCGTCTGGCTGAACGCTCAGCTGACATTGACATGGTGCGGGCTGAGGTTGCCTTGAAGCGAGCCCTCAACCGCCTCAAAGTTGCAGGTAAAATAGAATAG
- a CDS encoding HlyD family secretion protein, whose amino-acid sequence MAANRKTLLVSIFLMMVVVLAGVSGYYWYENTYFVSTEDARVAGDIVKVYPLLVAKLAEVRAAEGQKVVKGEVLARQELNNLPDSSAEQTLLRAPVDGIIIRKQGTEGEVATPGQAVFWLVDPHKLYVSANIEETKISRIKPGQLVEVTLDLYPGRTFNGRVQEIGQATTATFSVLPQTTSSNFTKVTQKVPVKIQLTDLENLQLIPGTSAVVKIRVR is encoded by the coding sequence ATGGCTGCCAATAGAAAAACACTGCTGGTGAGTATTTTTCTGATGATGGTTGTAGTCCTGGCCGGGGTCAGCGGTTATTACTGGTATGAAAATACCTACTTTGTCAGTACGGAAGATGCCCGCGTAGCCGGAGACATAGTTAAGGTATACCCGCTGCTTGTGGCCAAACTGGCGGAAGTTAGGGCTGCCGAGGGCCAGAAAGTGGTAAAAGGAGAAGTGCTGGCCCGGCAGGAACTGAATAACCTCCCGGACAGCAGTGCGGAACAGACATTGCTGCGCGCACCGGTGGATGGCATTATTATCAGGAAGCAGGGAACAGAGGGAGAAGTGGCAACACCAGGACAGGCTGTCTTCTGGCTGGTTGACCCCCATAAACTCTATGTGTCGGCTAATATAGAGGAGACGAAGATAAGCAGGATTAAACCTGGACAACTGGTGGAAGTTACTCTCGACCTTTACCCCGGGCGGACTTTCAACGGACGGGTGCAGGAAATCGGACAGGCTACTACTGCTACCTTTTCGGTTTTACCCCAGACGACCAGCAGCAATTTTACCAAAGTTACCCAGAAAGTGCCGGTAAAAATTCAGCTCACTGACCTGGAGAATTTACAATTGATACCTGGCACCAGTGCTGTGGTTAAAATCAGGGTCAGGTGA
- the murA gene encoding UDP-N-acetylglucosamine 1-carboxyvinyltransferase, producing MERLVLTGGTPLSGRVRVGGAKNAVLPILAACLLTDQVCQLEDVPRLADVRTMLMVLSRLGTEVAWVGHSHTLVVKTPRLETGEAPYEYVRQMRASILVMGPLLARLGYARLTLPGGCAIGSRPIDLHLKGFQALGAEVSWGPGQVEVRCQRLKGNTVYLDFPSVGATENIMLAATLAEGTTIIENAAEEPEIVDLALFLNAMGARISGAGTAVIKIEGVSKLQGARHTVIPDRIEAGTFLVAGAITGGEITVENVIVEHIKPVIAKLQEAGAEITETAQGLQLKAPTRIKATDIKTLPYPGFPTDMQAQMMAMLTLAEGTSVITETVFENRFMHVDELRRMGADIKIEGRTAVVRGVEQLLGTQVKATDLRAGAALVLAGLAARGETEVIHLHHIDRGYERFAEKLQRLGAKINRLRI from the coding sequence GTGGAACGACTGGTGCTAACCGGTGGTACCCCATTATCCGGCCGGGTTCGGGTAGGAGGCGCCAAAAATGCTGTCCTGCCCATCCTGGCCGCTTGCCTCTTGACTGACCAGGTCTGCCAGCTGGAGGATGTTCCCCGGCTGGCTGATGTCCGCACCATGCTGATGGTATTAAGCCGGCTGGGGACGGAAGTGGCCTGGGTTGGACATTCTCATACCCTGGTGGTCAAGACTCCCAGGCTGGAAACGGGAGAAGCACCCTATGAATATGTACGGCAAATGCGCGCCTCTATTCTGGTGATGGGGCCGCTCCTGGCCCGATTGGGTTATGCCCGGCTTACCCTGCCGGGGGGATGTGCTATTGGGAGTCGCCCCATAGACTTGCATTTAAAGGGGTTTCAGGCACTGGGGGCAGAAGTGAGCTGGGGGCCAGGTCAAGTGGAAGTAAGATGCCAGCGCCTCAAAGGGAATACCGTCTACCTGGATTTTCCCAGTGTAGGGGCAACGGAGAATATCATGCTGGCAGCTACCCTGGCGGAAGGGACAACAATTATTGAAAACGCTGCGGAAGAACCTGAAATCGTGGACCTGGCCCTCTTTCTCAATGCCATGGGGGCCAGAATCAGCGGGGCTGGCACAGCGGTGATCAAGATCGAGGGTGTAAGTAAACTGCAGGGAGCCAGGCATACTGTCATCCCTGACCGCATTGAAGCCGGCACCTTTCTGGTGGCAGGAGCGATTACTGGCGGGGAAATAACAGTGGAAAATGTGATTGTGGAACACATCAAGCCGGTGATTGCCAAACTGCAGGAAGCAGGGGCGGAAATCACGGAGACGGCCCAGGGGCTGCAGCTAAAAGCCCCGACCCGCATTAAGGCCACTGACATCAAGACTTTGCCCTATCCCGGGTTTCCTACCGATATGCAGGCCCAGATGATGGCCATGCTGACTCTGGCTGAGGGTACCAGTGTGATTACCGAAACCGTTTTTGAAAATCGCTTTATGCATGTAGATGAACTGCGCCGCATGGGAGCGGATATTAAAATCGAGGGTCGGACCGCAGTGGTTCGCGGGGTGGAGCAGCTGTTAGGGACCCAGGTCAAGGCTACTGACCTGCGAGCGGGGGCGGCCCTGGTCCTGGCCGGGCTGGCGGCCCGGGGGGAAACGGAAGTCATCCATTTACATCATATTGACCGGGGTTATGAACGATTTGCGGAAAAGTTACAAAGACTGGGAGCTAAAATCAACCGCCTGCGCATATAA
- a CDS encoding MarR family winged helix-turn-helix transcriptional regulator — protein sequence MSKEKRTVQAEEINLLLKSIIGHFRKFVSNHIKDLGLTVPQLLLLRVLYQQPEQTLSELCQQLGLAKSTVSDLVDRLEKQELVVKRRGEQDRRTVRISLAEKTMALGETIQAIKTDYWSALLSQLTPAEVEEILRALRKLQGLISASPSHTKGEVKVHDNRGQTGATGTGPAGPQSGGVS from the coding sequence GTGAGTAAAGAAAAGCGAACTGTACAGGCAGAGGAAATTAACTTGCTCCTGAAAAGCATTATCGGGCATTTTCGCAAATTTGTCTCCAACCATATTAAAGACCTGGGTTTGACTGTTCCTCAGTTACTATTGTTGCGGGTCCTCTACCAGCAGCCGGAACAGACCCTTTCGGAATTATGCCAGCAGCTGGGATTGGCTAAAAGCACTGTTTCCGATCTGGTAGATCGCCTGGAAAAACAGGAACTGGTTGTCAAGCGCAGAGGAGAGCAGGACCGGCGCACCGTCAGGATCAGCCTGGCGGAAAAAACCATGGCTCTGGGGGAGACTATCCAGGCCATCAAAACCGACTACTGGTCTGCCTTGCTCAGTCAGCTGACACCTGCCGAAGTGGAAGAAATTTTACGGGCTCTGCGCAAGCTGCAGGGATTAATTTCTGCCTCCCCTTCTCATACTAAGGGCGAGGTGAAAGTTCATGATAACAGAGGACAAACAGGCGCAACAGGAACTGGTCCAGCTGGCCCTCAATCTGGGGGAGTTTCCTGA
- a CDS encoding DUF1694 domain-containing protein, giving the protein MITEDKQAQQELVQLALNLGEFPDQVLVRLTDDEVKAKGIDPRVKAALQQPEAKRMLLRARLLEEGYKYWELAEQAGVEPVVVEDPGFHPDTGLVVVRD; this is encoded by the coding sequence ATGATAACAGAGGACAAACAGGCGCAACAGGAACTGGTCCAGCTGGCCCTCAATCTGGGGGAGTTTCCTGACCAGGTACTGGTTCGTCTGACCGATGATGAAGTAAAAGCGAAAGGCATTGACCCCCGCGTTAAAGCGGCTCTACAACAGCCCGAAGCTAAAAGAATGCTATTGCGGGCCCGGCTGCTGGAGGAAGGATATAAGTACTGGGAGCTGGCAGAGCAGGCAGGGGTGGAACCGGTAGTGGTGGAAGACCCTGGCTTTCACCCTGATACGGGTTTAGTTGTGGTACGGGATTAA
- a CDS encoding DHA2 family efflux MFS transporter permease subunit, with the protein MVTGRRIDNSRKWLVLAVLVLGTFMAILDTSIVNIAIPKMMAVFCVGTEQIQWVLTAYMLTMGAIIPLTGYLSDRFGSKKVYIWALIAFTLGSAFCGLAWSNPSMVVARVIQALGGGMIMPVSMSILYQVIPQQERGLALGIWGIAAMAAPAIGPTLSGYIVEHLDWRLIFTINIPVGIVAVIFSFILLPEIPRRPVGKFDYLGVLFASVGLVSILYVLGEGASIDWNDIKNIFLLIFGGFFLLLFTVNELTHSDPLLDLRVLKIGPFTLSIVIASITNIALFGGIFLLPLFLQNLRGYTAMQTGIIMFPSAVATGLMMPIGGKLLDRLGPKPVVIPGLAILALATYELAHLSMETPQTTITWLLVLRGLGLGLAMMPASTAGMNAVPLPLVARASALSNVVRQVAGSLGITILTTFMQRRQALHYSELAARVTEFNGQELYLYWLYGSVQKEALITAINDTLALTAVISCVALFFAFWLKKGQTPAGKEQVIISE; encoded by the coding sequence ATGGTGACAGGTAGAAGGATTGATAACAGCAGAAAGTGGCTGGTTCTGGCGGTGCTGGTGCTGGGAACATTTATGGCTATCCTGGATACCAGCATTGTCAATATAGCCATTCCCAAGATGATGGCCGTGTTTTGCGTAGGGACAGAGCAAATTCAGTGGGTACTTACGGCTTATATGCTGACCATGGGGGCCATTATTCCCCTGACCGGATATTTAAGCGACAGGTTTGGCAGCAAAAAAGTATATATTTGGGCCCTGATAGCCTTTACTCTGGGTTCAGCTTTTTGTGGCCTGGCCTGGAGCAACCCCTCGATGGTAGTGGCCCGGGTTATTCAGGCACTGGGTGGAGGCATGATCATGCCTGTCAGTATGAGCATCCTCTATCAGGTTATTCCCCAGCAGGAGCGGGGGTTGGCGCTGGGGATCTGGGGAATTGCCGCCATGGCGGCACCGGCTATTGGCCCAACGTTGAGCGGCTATATTGTCGAGCATCTGGACTGGCGCCTGATTTTCACCATCAATATCCCCGTCGGGATTGTGGCCGTGATTTTTTCGTTTATCCTCTTACCGGAGATACCGCGCCGCCCGGTGGGCAAGTTTGATTACCTGGGCGTACTCTTTGCTTCTGTGGGTTTGGTGTCTATTCTCTATGTTCTGGGTGAGGGGGCTTCTATTGACTGGAATGATATTAAAAACATCTTTTTACTGATTTTCGGCGGATTTTTCCTCCTGCTCTTTACGGTTAATGAATTAACCCACAGTGACCCTTTGCTGGACTTGCGGGTATTAAAAATAGGGCCTTTTACCTTGAGTATTGTGATAGCCAGCATCACTAATATCGCTTTGTTTGGCGGGATTTTTCTACTGCCACTATTTTTGCAAAATTTGCGGGGATATACGGCAATGCAGACCGGGATTATCATGTTTCCGTCGGCAGTGGCTACCGGGCTGATGATGCCCATTGGCGGTAAACTCCTGGACCGCCTTGGACCAAAACCAGTAGTGATACCAGGCCTGGCCATCCTGGCTCTGGCAACCTATGAACTGGCCCACTTATCGATGGAGACACCGCAAACCACCATTACCTGGTTGCTGGTCCTGCGGGGCCTGGGACTGGGTCTGGCCATGATGCCGGCTTCTACGGCGGGCATGAACGCGGTACCTTTGCCGCTGGTGGCCCGGGCTTCCGCTCTCTCCAACGTGGTGCGCCAGGTGGCAGGCTCACTGGGAATCACTATTCTCACCACATTTATGCAGAGAAGACAGGCTCTGCATTACAGTGAACTGGCTGCCCGGGTGACGGAATTTAATGGCCAGGAACTGTATCTATACTGGCTCTACGGCTCGGTACAGAAGGAAGCCTTGATTACAGCTATCAATGATACACTGGCACTGACGGCTGTTATCAGCTGTGTTGCCCTGTTTTTTGCCTTCTGGCTGAAAAAGGGGCAAACCCCTGCCGGCAAGGAACAGGTGATAATCAGTGAGTAA
- a CDS encoding YwmB family TATA-box binding protein: MRRFLVLLGLLLAAVWLVKHPVLPTLGQGLSGENKLILAFRESKARFEDYTINGWARVNRKFMTFAEMEELAWQAARVFPYREGNLRLDKQEDTGFRSLRLAGKLGEKTELEIWIQSMAGVKTRIGQEETGQEAETYAVITIKELGDLDKLSQDRLTVDAAFKRIASSAKVSEVVAGWLPQLVDQQQGREIVASIFKELDGKKIEGYEEGAVVSWTGYSNELKDNLRLGNRVVNLNVAVRTVPGEQRSYLVIGTPLITTEY, encoded by the coding sequence ATGCGCAGATTTCTGGTGCTGCTGGGTCTATTATTGGCAGCGGTCTGGCTGGTAAAACACCCTGTCCTGCCTACCCTGGGACAGGGGTTGAGCGGGGAGAACAAACTGATTCTGGCTTTTCGGGAGAGCAAGGCGCGCTTTGAGGACTACACCATTAATGGCTGGGCCAGGGTGAACCGGAAATTTATGACCTTTGCGGAAATGGAGGAACTGGCCTGGCAGGCAGCAAGGGTATTTCCCTATCGGGAAGGGAACCTGCGTCTGGACAAACAGGAGGACACCGGTTTTCGCAGTTTGCGCCTGGCTGGTAAGCTGGGGGAAAAAACGGAACTGGAAATCTGGATCCAGTCCATGGCCGGGGTTAAAACCAGGATAGGCCAGGAGGAAACCGGTCAAGAAGCAGAAACTTATGCAGTTATTACTATTAAAGAACTCGGGGACCTGGATAAACTAAGTCAGGATCGGCTCACAGTGGATGCTGCTTTCAAGAGAATCGCAAGTAGTGCCAAAGTGTCCGAGGTAGTGGCCGGCTGGTTGCCCCAGCTAGTAGACCAGCAGCAGGGGCGGGAAATCGTTGCCTCTATCTTTAAGGAACTGGATGGTAAAAAAATCGAAGGGTATGAAGAAGGGGCAGTGGTCAGCTGGACCGGATACAGTAATGAACTCAAGGATAACCTGCGCCTGGGCAACCGGGTGGTTAACCTCAATGTGGCAGTTCGGACAGTGCCCGGGGAACAGCGCAGTTATCTGGTAATAGGCACCCCTTTGATTACTACCGAATATTAA